TAATTATTTTCACGGTATATAGGCTGGAATACCCGAGGTTGCGGACTACTGGTCCAAAGGGTAGCAATTGCTACTGTACCACTGGTTTAACAAAGCCACGTACTGTTGAAATCTAAAACTGAATCATCAATCGGTAAACGATCCTCACATTTTgttgggtatatatatatatatatatatatatatattgcataTATTATCCTTAGCATGACAAGCCTGTGCCCTTTGTGTCTAGCAGTAGGGGTGCGCGAGACGGTTTCTTGTAGGAATAAGAATCAGAATCGAAAGATTCAAAATCAGAACCAAATTTTGGTACGATTCTAGTGCGgttctatatatttttaattttgattcgattctagtatcgattttttttattttaatattagttctttttcatttctaattttggtataattttcggtttttataataaaatttaaacgtgaatgaaataattaaatacttttGACATAgtactaatattatttatatcaaactaTCAAGTCTCACATTTCAActtcaaaataatatcaaatatctaTGAAAACactaaataatcaaatataatttagtcttctattataatttttaaactattaaaagaagaagagaaaaaatatttttcaatagagtttttaaaaattttattgcaatattttcacaaaaaataaaCTCCAACTAAACgagtttataataattatatatagattatatatatatatatatatatataagggcTGTTAGTAGAGGCGCTACTTTAATCCTATATGACCCAGATGTTTACCCCTGCACACGGTAACGTCTCCACATTGGGTGCCACATTGGGGACCGGGCTCACTTTTGGCACTATCCTTGGCCATATTAAATACCCTTCCTTCCCCATGGCTCGAACCCGcgacctggctctgataccataaggGCGCATACCATTAAAGTTATCTGATTTTAAAGTTATATTTATCTGAATCACTGTGTTTGTGATCCTGTGTGtttgttggtatcagagccaagttATTTTGCAAGAGAAAGAGTCCatgtttaaaaattttgaaagaatatGTTTTGAGTATACCAACTGAACCCGTTTTAGCCAAGGTTTAGGCGTCATAGGGTATAACAAGCAGTGGCCGCGACATAAttcaagattttttaaaattgatcctTTTTTGTGTAAATCGGCAAGTACAGTAAAATCAGATGATTCAGAGTCTTCAGAAATAAAAAGAGTAATAAACAAAAATGAATCTATTTCAGACAAAAATCAGGTTTTTAGGATATTATATAGAATAGGGTATAATCCAACCCATAGAAAAGACAATGGTATTTGGAAAAAAGTTCCTGgatgaaataactaataaaatccAATTACAAAGGTTTTTAGGTTGTCTAAACTATATCATAGATTTTTATCCAAATTTAAATTGAACGATAAAACCATTACATGATAGACTTAAGAAAAATGTTGGACTATGGACTGAAGAGCATACCAGCATTATAAGACATATAAAATCCTTAGTAAAGGAAATTCCTTATCTGTATATCCCAAATTCGAAAGCATTTAAAATTGTAGAAACAGATGCTTCAGATGTAGGATATGGAGGAATTCTATAATAGAGAATAGACAATAAAGAAAGAATAATTCAGTTTACCTCAGGACACTAGAATTCAACTCAGTTAAATTATTctaccattaaaaaagaaattttaagtattgtaatttgcataaataaattCCAGTCTGATTTGTTAAATCAAAAGTTTTTAGTCAGAATTGATTGTAAATCAGCAAAGGATGTTTTGAAAAAAGATGTTAAAAATCTTGCATCTAAACAGATTTTTGCTAAATGGCAggcaattttaagtattttttattttgatattgaatatattaaaggcagtaaaaataatattccaGATTTTTTGACTCGAGAATTTTTACAGAACAATGGGAAGAAGGAAGAATAAACAAAAGGAAGTAAAATCTGGCCCAAGTCCTACTCCTAAAGCCTTATCAGAACATTCGGAGGACCTGGATAAAACTGTAAAACCACAAGTAAAAAACCCAAGCCCATCAGATATAAAATCAAGCCCATCAGATTTAAAATGATGGATTGAAGAATTAAGTCAGTCACCATAAGTGATTAAAGCTTTGCAAAATGTAGCCTCCTCCTCAGGAGAATCAGGTATGGCCTCTAAAACTAAAGCGATCGTACCCGCTCATGGTACGGCTAGTCTAtctcaaacggtagacagtaaagacttatcaaatccgttgaaggctgtgggtttgccaaaaatccaatctACCCAGGGGTATAATATAAGTTTTCATAAATGGATTATAAAAAATGTATCTGATTTTGAAATTGTTGTTGAAAATGGTTATAACGATATAAACCCATGGggagttattaaaaaatattatcctgaGAATTGGTACTTTACACCTAAAGATTTTTCAAAATCTCAGGAATACTATCATAGTATTTTAGAAGATACTGAGTcagtaaaaataaaacataattttgacaaaaatgataaaaatataatagccTACTCTTCCATACAGATAAAACGGGTTATCCATCCTAAGGATTGGCCAACCCTGAACTTGTATACTGGACTAACATTTAAAATCCTAAAAAAGCATTTTACTTCATAtaactattttgattatatagatgcttggaaaaatattttcagtatCCAAAATCCAAGTCATACTCATTCATGGTTAATTTATTTTGACCAGTCAAAAATTAAAGAAACCACCAGATTTCCAAATTGGTTTTTAAAATGGTGGCAGCATAGAGGTATTTCAGAAGAAATTCTTTCACCTGAAGTACTTCAAGTATATCAGTATTTCAAAAGCAATTATAAACCCAACTTGAATGAGACCTATATACCCCcctttaatgtatttttgtaAAAACTTTTTTATTCATTGGGTATACCAATGGTTTTTTGATTTTCAATATATGGCGGGAACTTCTATTCCAGCTATAGTAAAGAAGCATAAAATTAAATGGTGGGGATCATTCAAAAACACCACCACAGAAATAGTTGTAAAAGAAAGGATACTTAAAAAAGCACAATTCCCTACTGTGTCTTATGCTGGTAAATTAACATTGCAACAAGGAGAGCCATCATTTGGAGCCCAGAAAGCCCAATGTCAGGCCTTATTAGCAGCAGCTAAAACCCCTGAAGAGTTCAAAATAATTTGCCAGCAGATGTTCAAGCAGCTTACtccagaagaaaaagaaaaagtaaagcaATCCTGTGATAAAGAATCGTCAAAGGAATCCAGTGATAAGGAATCATCAAGAAAGTCTTCcagtaaaaaaatttcaaagagGCAGtccaagaaaaaaattaaaaagcagTCCAGTTCTGAATCGGAGTCGACAGCGTCATCCCAGACGTCATCCTCTAGTAAGAACCAGACATCTTCATACTGTGATAGTAATGAAGACGACTGTTATGGAGTTCTTCCCccagtaaaaattaaaagtaaaacagGCAAAAGAAGAGATAAACAGAAGgcaaaagtaaaaaaggaaaagaaaggtaaattgaaGAAAGGTAAGAAAAAGAAGGACACCACATCATCAGAATCAGAGTAAAAGACAAAAATAGTAAAAGACAAAAATAGTAAAAGACGTGGCAGACAAACTATTCATCCACAGTAAAAAGGAGCAGCAGTGGCAGACAGACTATTCATCCACAGTAAAAAGAAGCAGACAGATTACTATTTATGAATAGTAAAGGCCGCGTGAAGCAACAGTAAAGCCCTTGT
The Manihot esculenta cultivar AM560-2 chromosome 1, M.esculenta_v8, whole genome shotgun sequence genome window above contains:
- the LOC110607717 gene encoding uncharacterized protein LOC110607717; this encodes MAGTSIPAIVKKHKIKWWGSFKNTTTEIVVKERILKKAQFPTVSYAGKLTLQQGEPSFGAQKAQCQALLAAAKTPEEFKIICQQMFKQLTPEEKEKVKQSCDKESSKESSDKESSRKSSSKKISKRQSKKKIKKQSSSESESTASSQTSSSSKNQTSSYCDSNEDDCYGVLPPVKIKSKTGKRRDKQKAKVKKEKKGKLKKGKKKKDTTSSESE